The Punica granatum isolate Tunisia-2019 chromosome 4, ASM765513v2, whole genome shotgun sequence genome has a window encoding:
- the LOC116202850 gene encoding probable rhamnogalacturonate lyase B: MSPVGVQLRIEDRHVVMDNGIVQVTLSNPEGIVTGISYNGIDNLLEVRNDESNRGYWDLVWNAQPSSTGKFDVIEGTSFEVVVEYEDQVEISFKRTWDSSQEGKMVPLNIDKRFVMLRGNSGFYSYAIYEHLKDWPAFSLGETRIAFKLRQDKFHYMAMADNRQRFMPLPEDRSPPRGQQLAYPEAVLLVNPIEPSLRGEVDDKYQYSCDNKDSRVHGWICTNDSPVGFWLITPSNEFRTGGPVKQNLTSHVGPTTLAVFVSAHYAGDDLVPKFEAGEEWKKVFGPIFLYCNSAFHGVDPLPILWEDAKFQALCEAQSWPYSFVASEDFPASDQRGNVSGRLLVKDLYISNDYIPAKGAYVGLAPPGDAGSWQRECKDYQFWSRANEEGYFSIENIRAGDYNLYAWVPGFIGDYKYDVAVPITPGCHIDTGDLVYEPPRSGPTLWEIGIPDRSAAEFYVPDPNPKYINRLYVNHPDKFRQYGLWERYAELYPDSDLVYTVGASDSAKDWFFAQVTRKKDDKYRGTTWQIRFALEKPNPTGGYTLRIALASATLSELQVRVNNPKGNPVFSSGLIGRDNSIARHGIHGLYWLFRVDIDGARLVDGDNIVFLTQPRSTGPFQGIMYDYIRLEGPPSSSSTPSKLGT, encoded by the exons ATGTCACCGGTCGGAGTGCAACTCCGGATTGAAGATCGTCAT GTGGTAATGGACAATGGGATAGTTCAAGTGACCCTGTCGAATCCAGAAGGTATCGTCACCGGCATAAGCTACAATGGAATCGACAACTTGCTTGAAGTTCGCAACGACGAGTCCAATAGAGG GTACTGGGACCTTGTATGGAATGCACAACCAAGTTCCACGGGGAAATTCGACGT GATCGAAGGAACAAGCTTTGAAGTTGTAGTTGAATATGAAGACCAAGTAGAGATATCCTTTAAGAGAACTTGGGATAGCTCTCAGGAAGGCAAGATGGTCCCACTCAACATAGACAAGAG GTTTGTAATGCTCAGAGGCAATTCGGGCTTCTACTCATATGCCATTTACGAGCATTTGAAGGATTGGCCTGCTTTCAGCCTCGGCGAGACCAGGATTGCTTTCAAGCTTCGGCAAGAcaa GTTTCATTACATGGCAATGGCGGACAATAGACAAAGGTTCATGCCATTACCGGAGGACCGGTCTCCTCCGAGAGGCCAACAGCTTGCCTACCCAGAAGCCGTCCTCCTCGTGAATCCGATCGAACCCTCACTTCGGGGAGAG GTGGACGACAAGTACCAGTATTCGTGCGATAACAAGGACAGTCGTGTCCACGGATGGATATGCACCAATGATTCGCCGGTCGGGTTCTGGCTGATCACCCCGAGCAACGAGTTCCGGACCGGCGGGCCCGTCAAACAGAATTTGACCTCTCACGTGGGCCCCACGACCTTGGCG GTGTTTGTGAGTGCACATTACGCGGGCGACGATCTGGTTCCGAAATTCGAAGCCGGGGAGGAATGGAAGAAAGTTTTCGGACCAATCTTTCTCTATTGCAATTCTGCCTTCCATGGAGTCGACCCTCTTCCTATTCTCTGGGAGGATGCTAAATTCCAG GCTTTGTGTGAAGCCCAGAGCTGGCCCTACAGTTTCGTAGCTTCCGAGGATTTTCCAGCATCGGATCAAAGGGGAAATGTCAGCGGCAGATTATTGGTTAAAGACCT GTACATTAGCAATGATTATATACCAGCGAAGGGCGCCTATGTCGGATTGGCTCCGCCAGGGGATGCCGGCTCCTGGCAGAGAGAGTGCAAG GACTATCAGTTTTGGAGCAGAGCAAATGAAGAGGGCTACTTCTCGATCGAAAACATACGTGCTGGAGACTATAATCTCTATGCTTGGGTACCTGGATTCATTGGAGATTACAAATACGATGTTGCTGTTCCCATCACACCGG GATGTCATATCGATACGGGTGATCTAGTATATGAGCCTCCTAGAAGTGGACCCACCCTGTGGGAGATTGGGATCCCTGACCGGTCAGCAGCAGAGTTCTACGTTCCCGATCCCAACCCAAAGTACATCAACAGACTCTACGTAAATCATCCCGACAA GTTTAGACAGTATGGATTATGGGAAAGATATGCAGAGTTATATCCAGACAGTGATTTAGTTTACACAGTTGGTGCCAGTGACTCCGCCAAGGATTGGTTCTTCGCACAAGTTACCAG GAAGAAGGATGATAAGTACCGCGGGACCACATGGCAGATACGTTTCGCGCTCGAAAAACCGAACCCGACCGGCGGTTATACACTCCGTATAGCGCTTGCATCCGCAACACTTTCGGAGTTACAG GTGAGGGTGAACAACCCGAAGGGCAATCCTGTCTTTTCGAGCGGGCTGATAGGGAGGGACAACTCTATTGCAAGGCATGGGATTCACGGGCTGTATTGGCTTTTCAGAGTGGACATAGATGGCGCACGGCTCGTCGACGGGGACAACATCGTCTTTTTGACACAGCCAAGGAGCACTGGTCCCTTTCAGGGCATCATGTACGATTACATCAGGCTAGAAGGTCCCCCTTCATCTTCCTCTACCCCATCAAAACTAGGAACATAA
- the LOC116206112 gene encoding TRAF-type zinc finger domain-containing protein 1: protein MEVTSEETTKMCTHCERSIPSSNIDLHFAHCSRNLEKCKICGDMIPRKHAEEHFVNTHAPISCSLCSEMMERDILAVHKGENCPQRIVTCEFCEFPLPAIDLAEHQEVCGNRTELCHLCNRYIRLRERYNHESRCNGMLDQTAGPSRDTRPAERDDNRRAHRPPHEFSPKRVLFTIAITGIAVLLGSFYYQRKMENNPVH from the exons ATGGAAGTTACATCTGAGGAGACCACCAAGATGTGCACTCACTG TGAGAGATCAATCCCTTCTTCAAATATTGATCTGCATTTTGCTCACTGTTCGCGGAATCTGGAAAAATGCAAAATCTGTGGTGACATGATTCCGAGAAAACATGCTGAGGAACATTTTGTGAACACCCATGCACCG ATATCCTGTTCACTCTGCAGTGAGATGATGGAACGTGATATTTTAGCTGTGCATAAAGGAGAAAATTGCCCCCAGCGAATTGTTACGTGCGAATTCTGCGAGTTCCCTCTGCCTGCAATCGATCTGGCTGAGCATCAG GAAGTATGCGGGAACAGAACAGAGCTCTGTCATCTTTGTAACAGATACATCAGACTCCGAGAAAGATACAACCATGAGAGTAGGTGCAATGGAATGTTAGATCAGACTGCAGGACCTTCCAG GGACACGAGGCCAGCTGAGAGAGATGATAACCGAAGAGCGCACCGCCCACCGCATGAGTTTTCACCAAAGCGTGTCCTCTTTACTATCGCTATTACGGGCATAGCTGTCCTCCTTGGGTCCTTCTATTACCAGAGGAAGATGGAGAACAACCCTGTTCACTGA
- the LOC116205802 gene encoding probable rhamnogalacturonate lyase B, whose product MGLCSSKKLPTGAISPQKHRFRNPGQDFPGHKSAPAMSAPPVKLHIQERHVVIDNGILQVTLSKPDGIVTGIRYNGIDNLLEICNQETNRGYWDLVWSAPGSRGIFDVIKGTSFNIVVNNEEQVELSFVRTWDFSLEGKYVPLNIDKRFIVLRGSSGFYSYGIYEHLPEWPPFEIGETRITFKLRKDKFQFMAIADDKQRKMPLPDDRMHGRCQTLAYPEAVLLVNPVDPELKGEVDDKYQYSLPNKDILVHGWMSFNPPVGFWQITPSNEFRSGGPLKQNLTSHVGPTTLAMFLSGHYAGKDLEPKFGPREPWKKVFGPVFIYVNSATRGDDPRLLWDDAKMQMMTEVESWPYSFPASEDFLKSHQRGNVRGRLLILDRYMSDGFISADGAYVGLALPGDFGSWQRECKGYQFWTQADKQGTFCIKNICPGDYNLYAWVPGFIGDYRNDAIISIASGMDIDMGDLVFKPPREGPTLWEIGIPDRSAAEFYIPDPNPMHINRLYVNHPERYRQYGLWNRYMELYPNDDLIYTIGLSDYRKGWFFAQIPRQKEDDTHHGTTWQIKFNLNCVDRSNGYKLRVAIASATLAELQVRVNDPNARRPLFTSGLIGRDNSVARHGIHGIYWLFSANIPGNMLVEGENTVFLTQPRCQSPFQGIMYDYIRLEGPPSDAAAL is encoded by the exons ATGGGTCTCTGCAGCTCCAAGAAGTTGCCGACAGGCGCTATCAGCCCTCAGAAGCACCGCT TTCGGAACCCCGGTCAGGATTTTCCGGGCCACAAATCAGCACCAGCCATGTCTGCGCCACCAGTGAAACTGCATATTCAAGAACGTCAT GTAGTTATAGACAATGGCATACTTCAGGTCACCTTGTCTAAGCCAGATGGAATCGTCACGGGAATACGATACAATGGCATTGATAATTTACTCGAGATCTGTAACCAGGAAACCAATAGAGG GTACTGGGACCTTGTCTGGAGTGCACCAGGTAGCAGGGGGATATTTGATGT GATTAAAGGAACGAGTTTCAACATAGTAGTGAACAATGAAGAACAGGTTGAACTCTCATTTGTGAGAACATGGGATTTCTCGCTTGAAGGCAAGTACGTTCCACTAAATATAGATAAGAG GTTCATTGTGCTTCGTGGCTCCTCGGGTTTTTACTCCTATGGCATTTACGAGCATCTGCCTGAGTGGCCACCTTTTGAGATTGGTGAAACGAGGATCACTTTCAAACTTCGAAAAGACAA GTTTCAGTTTATGGCCATTGCAGATGATAAGCAAAGGAAAATGCCACTACCTGATGATCGGATGCATGGGAGATGCCAAACCCTGGCCTACCCGGAAGCCGTCCTTCTTGTCAATCCCGTTGATCCTGAACTTAAAGGAGAG GTGGATGACAAGTACCAGTATTCGCTACCCAACAAAGACATCCTTGTCCATGGTTGGATGAGCTTCAACCCACCCGTGGGGTTCTGGCAAATCACACCTAGCAATGAGTTCCGATCCGGTGGGCCCCTTAAACAGAACCTAACCTCTCACGTGGGACCCACAACCCTCGCT ATGTTTCTCAGCGGCCATTATGCGGGAAAGGACCTTGAGCCCAAGTTTGGACCAAGAGAGCCATGGAAGAAAGTCTTTGGTCCTGTGTTCATTTATGTAAATTCTGCAACTCGTGGAGATGACCCGAGATTGCTGTGGGATGACGCCAAAATGCAG ATGATGACTGAAGTTGAAAGCTGGCCCTACAGCTTCCCAGCTTCTGAAGATTTCCTCAAGTCTCACCAAAGGGGTAATGTCAGAGGCAGGCTTTTAATCCTAGATAG GTACATGAGCGACGGCTTTATTTCGGCAGATGGTGCCTATGTTGGATTGGCTCTTCCTGGAGATTTTGGATCATGGCAAAGAGAATGCAAG GGATATCAATTTTGGACCCAAGCAGACAAGCAGGGGACATTCtgcataaaaaatatatgtcctGGTGACTACAATCTATATGCATGGGTCCCTGGATTTATCGGAGATTACCGCAATGATGCTATCATCTCCATTGCTTCAG GTATGGACATCGACATGGGTGACCTCGTATTCAAGCCTCCGAGAGAGGGGCCCACTTTGTGGGAAATTGGCATCCCTGACCGCTCGGCAGCTGAGTTTTATATCCCTGACCCAAACCCAATGCACATAAATAGACTTTACGTTAACCATCCAGAAAG GTATAGGCAGTATGGACTATGGAATAGATACATGGAGCTATATCCCAATGACGATTTGATCTACACAATCGGCTTAAGCGACTATAGGAAAGGTTGGTTTTTCGCCCAAATCCCGAG GCAgaaagaggatgacacacACCACGGAACAACATGGCAAATCAAATTCAATCTCAATTGTGTTGACCGAAGCAATGGGTACAAGTTACGTGTGGCGATCGCCTCAGCAACCTTGGCAGAGCTTCAG GTTCGGGTCAACGATCCGAATGCAAGAAGGCCACTTTTCACAAGTGGGTTAATAGGGAGAGACAACTCTGTCGCTAGGCACGGGATTCATGGGATTTACTGGCTCTTCAGCGCGAACATCCCTGGGAATATGCTGGTGGAAGGCGAAAACACGGTGTTTCTGACACAGCCGAGGTGCCAGAGCCCATTTCAGGGGATCATGTACGATTACATTCGTCTTGAAGGCCCCCCTTCTGATGCTGCTGCGCTATAG